The genomic window ATGAAATTTATAGTTTCCAGTACGTATTTATTAAAACAACTTCAAGTCCTAGGTGGCGTGATTAACAATTCGAACACCCTGCCGATTTTAGACAATTTCTTATTTGAATTAGAACATTCAAAACTAACGGTTTCCGCAAGTGATTTAGAAACCACCATGGCCTCCACTCTGGAAGTCGAAAGTGAGAGCGAAGGCAGTGTTGCCATTCCTGCTAAACTCTTGTTAGAAACGCTTAAAACCTTTCCTGAGCAACCGTTGACGTTTGTAATTGAAGAGAATAATACGATTGAAATTAGTTCTAATCATGGAAAATATGCGTTGGCATACGCAAGTGCTGACGAGTTTCCAAAAGCGATTTCTTTAGACAGTCCTAGTACCACAGTGATTGGTGCACATATATTGGCCACTGCCATTTCAAAAACGATTTTTGCCGCTGGAAATGACGATTTACGCCCCGTAATGAGTGGCGTCTTTTTTCAGTTTTCAACAGAGAGTTTGACCTTTGTAGCTACCGATGCGCACAAACTAGTTAAATATTCTCGTACCGATGTGACTGCCAATGAAACAGCTGAATTCATCATGCCTAAAAAACCATTAAATTTATTAAAAGGTATTCTGGCGGGAAGCGATGACGATGTCACAATTGAATACAACGATTCTAATGCTAAATTTTCGTTTGAAAATTCTGTGGTAATCTGTCGTTTGATTGATGGTAAATATCCAAATTACGAAGCAGTAATTCCAAAGGAAAATCCAAACCACTTAACGATTAGCCGCAATCAATTTTTGAACTCGGTACGTCGTGTGTCTATATTTTCAAATAAGACAACGCATCAAATTCGCTTAAAAATTGCAGGTGCAGAACTTAACATTTCGGCGGAAGACATTGATTACAGCAACAAAGCCGAAGAACGCTTGACTTGTGATTACCAAGGCGATGATATGCAAATTGGGTTTAACTCTCGTTTCTTATCCGAAATGTTGAGCAACTTAAATGCTGATGATGTTCAATTGGAAATGAGTATGCCCAACCGTGCAGGAATCCTTACTCCTATTGACGGATTGGACGAAGGCGAAACAGTCACCATGCTCGTCATGCCTGTGATGCTTAACAGCTAATACCTAAATTTTTCATATATAAATTTAAGAAGCATTCCGACGGGAATGCTTTTTTATTATTATATTTATTTCAAAATTTCGCCCTAACGCTTGGCAACTTGCTCAGAAGTAAACAGACTATTTAATACGATCCACAATGAATTACAGAAAAGGAACTCCTAAAGACTTAAATCAATTTTCTGAATTGTTTGATGCGTATAGAATGTTCTATGGCAAAACAACAGATATTGAAGGTGCCAAAACTTTTTTGGAAGAACGCATTTCTAATAAGGACTCTGAACTTTTTGTAGTCGAAACTACTGAGAACAAATTAGTTGGATTTGTACAATTATACCCACTTTTCTCTTCAACCCGTATGAAGAAGTTTTGGCTGCTAAACGATTTGTTTGTATATCCAGAATCGCGTGGTAAAGGAGTTTCAATCGGGTTGATAGAAATGGCTAAAACGCTGGTAGCAGAATCCAATGCTTGTGGCATGTTTTTAGAAACTGAAAAATCAAATTTGATTGGGAATAAGTTATATCCAAAAACAGGGTTTGAATTAAATACAGAGTCTAACTTTTATGAATGGAACGTGAAATAATGTTTTTGCCTTACTAAATCTAGCTTCTTAGGGTCTTTTTTTGTGTTATATTATATAATCTGTAAATTATTAATTAAAAGGTTTCCAGATTTAGTTATTTATTATATATTTATCCTGAAGTTTCGCCCCACAGCTTTTCTTCATAACCAATATTATTTTTTTGTAAGTTTTGTTTTACTATAAAACGAGACCCTTGTAAACAGGCCTTGTTTTGATCACTTTTTAGTTTTAAGGGATTGAGACTTTTTCTGCTACATCACATTTATAAAACAATAAAAACAAACACATGAAAAAAGTAAACTTAGTATTCGTTGCATTACTACTCGCAAATTTTGGAATTTCCCAAACCTCTACCACTTTATTTACGGAAACGTTTGAATCTGGAAATAAATTCACGCTTAATACGTCGGATTTAAATGCCTCCACAACCGATAATATTTGGCAAATGAATAATACTTATACGGGCGGTTCTGCCAGCATTACTTGTGTCGGAGTGACACAGACTATTCCTATTGCTAATACACCTGCACAACCCACTGGAATCACTAGTGGACCGTCAAGTAATTATATACACATCTCAGCACAGTTAGCCATCAATGCTGGAATTAATTGCTCGTCGTACGCACCTGCTGTGAGTTTATGTGGTATAGCTGGTGGATCAAATTTCTCAAAGATGACTTCTTCTATTTCTACAACAGGCTATTCAGGAATAAAATTTAATTTTTGGTGGGTATGTGCTGGCAGTAATGACGCGTTTGGTGAGGTATATTACAGTCTCGATAATGGATCTAATTGGGTGTCAAAACAAACGAGCTATAACAATACTTCTACTTGGACACAAGCATCCTTATCGGATACTGCTTGGGACAACCAATCCAGTGTGTTATTTGCATTTCGTTTCGTAAACAACACTACAACCTCGACGGCTGCTGCAGTCCCAGCATTTTCTATTGATGAGATTACAGTTACAGCTGATACCACATTAAACATCGCTAATAACAAGCCTATAATCAGCTCCGTAGTACATCCAAATCCAACAAATGGGAATGTAAATCTTATTTTAAATAAGACTTACAAAGCTGTTAAAATTTACATTTCAGATGTAACTGGTAAAACAATTGATGTGAAGCACTTTAAAAACACAAAAGATTTGAGTTTTATATTAAGAGGGACTCCTGGTCTCTATTTTTTAAATATTGAAGCGGATGCAGAGAGATTAAATTATAAGATGGTGAAGAAATAAAATAGCCTTGATCGTTATGAATAGATAGAATAATTTATTTCTAATTTTTACACTCCAAATGGGAAAATCCCATGTCTTAGGTCGAATAAAAATTAATAAAATGAAAAGAAAAGCTCTACTCCTATTAATAGCAATTATAAGTATTAATAGCTATTCACAAATATCTTTTGAAAAAGGGTATTACATTGATAACTCTGACAAAAAAATTAATTGTTTAATCAAAAATATTGATTGGGTGAATAACCCCAGTGAAATTGAATACAAACTTTCAGAAAATACAAAAGCTAAATATATTGGTATCACATCAATTAAAGAATTTGGAATTCTAAAGGCCTCAAAATACATTAGAAGTGCCGTTAAAATAGATCGGTCGAGTGGGAACTTAAACTACTTGAGCGATACTAAAGCACCGATATTTAAAGAAGAACAGCTATTTCTAAAAGTAATAATAGAAGGCAAAGCTAATTTATACCATTATAAAGAAGGGAATTTAGAACGATACTTTTATAATAAAGGAAACGCAGCTATAGAACAGTTGGTTTTTAAAAATTATAAAATCAATGAATACGATTTAGGTAAAAATAACAGGTTTAAACAACAATTATGGAATGATTTAAAATGTTCCTCAATTACGATGAAAAACATTGAAAATTTGGAATATAAAAAAAATAGTTTGATTCGGTTTTTTACTGAATTTAATGTCTGTAGTAATTCAGAGTTTATCAACTATGAAAAAAAACAAAAAATAGATTTATTTAATTTAACTCTAAGGCCTCGCCTTAATAATTCTTCTTTAAACATTCAAAATTCTAGTTATAGCACTTCAGATACTAAATTTAGTAATAAATTAAGTATCGGTTTTGGTTTAGAAGCAGAATATATATTTCCTTTTAATAAAAATAAATGGTCTGTTTTTATAGAACCTACTTATCAAAACTATAAGGCAGAAAAAACAACTGATGTAAGTAATGTTTTAGGAGGTAAAATAATATCAGAAGTAAACTATAATTCTATTGAAGTTCCTTTAGGGATAAGGCATTATTTTTTTATAAATAGTACTTCTAAAGTTTTTATTAATGCTTCTTACGTGTTAGATTTTAGTTTTAAAACTTCAATCGAACAAAAAAGATCAGATAACTCAAATTTTAAATCCTTAAAAATTGATTCTCGAAACAATTTAGCATTCGGAATGGGTTACAAACTAAATGATAAATATGGTTTAGAGTTCAGATATCAGACCAGTAGGGAAGTTTTAGGAGATTATGTTTTTTGGAGTTCAGACTTCAAAACAGTATCAATAATATTTGGGTACACAATTTTTTAAAAACATGAGAGACTATAAAACAAATCTTATGAAATTATCAAACAGAATTATAATTTTATTAATTATCGGATTCATTAGCTGTAAACAAACCCCCAAAGAAATCGATATTAAAGGACCTAAAGTGGTCAGTGGAAACAATAAAACAGCCTACAATGTCCTAAAAAAAATGAATTTAGACAGTACCTACACGAATCTACTTGACCCTAGAAATGTGACCGCAGATGAGTATAAACTTGTGGCGGCTTCTTGGGCTAAATTTCATAAAAATCTATCTCATTTCATTAAAGAAGAAAAATTTAAATGGGAAGTTTCGGATTCAACCATTACTATTATGAATAGAATCTATTTTGATAAAAATGGAACGATCGATTATTACACCTTTAAAATTAAAAATCCATCTGTTACAGACGAAAAAATAGTGGAGTATAAAAGAGTACTTCAAAAATTTAGTAAAAATGTGAAACTTGATTTAAATCGAGATGAAAACTATGCGCAATGTGGGAAAATAAAATATAAGAATTTTTAGAGGTTTTTATAGGAACTCTTAGCTTTAATCCCAATCAGCCCATTCGATATAACTAGCTGTTTATCAGTATTTAATTTTCCTTTATTAATTAGAGCTAATTATTAAACTTAATACAACCCCCTTTCATCTACAGGTAATTATCATTTATCGAAAATTGAAATTCTTGCTATTGTAGTGGTATAAATTTGTGTTATAAATAATAATACAATGAAAAAAACAGTACTTCTTAGAATAGTGATAATCCTAATAACTTTTATTACTTCAGCTCAAACCAATATTGTAAATAATGCAAGTGGAGATTGGAAGTCCTTAATACAACTAGAAAATTTTGATCCCAATGATGATCAGCAATCCAATGCAGATACCGATTTTGTTGGGAATGCTACACATGCAATTATGGAAACTCAAAATGAAACCGTTTCCTTTAATGATGGTATAACAGATGATGTTTATTACTTTAGAGTCAGAATGGGACAAAGCAACCCCAATGCATCTTTCTATTTTGGATTGGATATTAGTGGCGATTATATCGCTGATATATTTATTGAAGCTAATGTGAAAAGTCAGACACCTTTTGTGGCATTTCATTTGAGAGATTACTCAATGTCTGGACTGTCTCCTTCCCAAACATCCTGGTTAAATGGCTCTCAAAATAATGAGTTAGAGTTAACTTCTAGAAACGCAGTGATCAGTGACTACAGTGCTGGAACTGATTTAGACGGTGGAAATAGCGGGACCGATTTTTGGATAAAATTTGGTTTTACAGAAGAAAGTATAAAAGCCTATGTGTTAGATAATTTTGGTTTGTCAATCGATGGAGATTCAATTATCGCATTGTATGGTTTTACGTCCACGAGTCAAACATCAAATGGAGATGTTATTGGAGTTGATGACCGTATTCAAGGAGAACTTGATAGAACTTGGGTCGATTTAGGCGTGGTTATTAATGGGACTTTAAATAATATCACTTCCGGGAATATTGTAATTCCAACCGTCAATTTTTTAACTACAGAGAATACCACACCTACATTAACTGGCAGTTGGGGAAGCACCATGTTAGGCGATGACAGCTTGTCAGTAAGCTTAAATGGAACCGTTTATACGACGGATAATGGATTGCTTATAGACACTCTAAATTGGAGCTTACCCATCGGGGAAGTTTTAAGTTCTGGAACCTATGGTGTAATCGTAACCGTTTCTAGAAGTTCAAATGGGCAAACAGTTTCGGATACGACAACCAATGAATTGACAATACAAGACACTCCCTTTTATTGTGATTATAATGCCTATCTATTTCAACACAACGATGTCTATGCCATCGATTTAGCTTCTGGAAATTCATATACAGTTGCAACCGACATAACACCAGGAAATATCAATGCTGCGGCTTATAATCCTATAGATGGATTTATTTGGGGTTCGTTAAGTGCACCCTCAAAAACCATTGTACGGATTGGTAAGAACTTTGAAACCAACCTTTTTTATATTGATGAGTTGCCCATAAACGGACGCTATGTTGGAGGTGTGAGTGCCTCAGGAATCTATTATTTAAAAGGTGACGGCACAACCTATCATAGCATCGATTTAAATCCAAATTCTGCCAACTATAGTCAGTATATGGCTACTCTAACTTTATCTCAAGATATAAATATCCATGATTGGGCATTTAATGCCGTAGATAATTTGTTGTATTCCATTGAAAAAGGATCCAATATTTTATACCGTATAAATGCCGAAACCGGAACTGTACAAAGCTTGGGTGAAGTGCCAATTCTCTCCGGATTAAATTATACCTATGGCGCTGTTTATTTTGATGCTTCAGGGCGATTTTATGTCAGTGCCAATCAAACAGGAACCATCTATATCATCCAAAACGTTCAAGACTTGAATGCTAACAGTACCATGAATTCGAATCTATTTGCTTTTGGACCTTCCAGTTCTAGTAATGATGGTGCGCGTTGCCCAACGGCTCCAGTACCTCAGGAAGATTGTATCAATGGACTAGACGATGATGGTGATGGATTAATCGATTGTGATGACCCTTCATGTTCTGGAGTTGCATCTTGTCCAGTTATAGAAGATCCAACGACTGGTGGTAATTCAGGGGGTTTAGAAAGTAATAACAGACTCTCTCAGCAAATTAGTAAACGAAATTTTAAACGCGCTAAAACAAGTTATAGGTTTGATAAAGCAACTGCAAAGCAATTTGAAAAATCGATATCCTACGGAAGAAATGCTTCAAACAACGGATACCAATTTGAATTATCAGACTTCATTCCTCTTGAAGTTGTGAATGAAGATCTTGTGATTGAATCTTCTCCTAGAGATTTAATAGGCATTACCAATGCTTCAGATGTTTATTCTGTTGATTATTTAAGAGCGGGTGAAAATGTAAGTTCTATATTGGTTCTAAAAACGGAGGATGGTGTCTATGAACATACCAAATATATTTGTGATCGTTTATTAGGTGCTCAGTTAATTTCGGTATCGACTCTAGAAATTCAAGATCAACAATTCATAAAAGCGTTGATAAAAAATACCGATGGCTCCTTAGAATTTGTTTTGAGTCTTTCTGCAAAAGTAACAGATGACAACAACTTTGCTATTGAGAGTCATTGGAATTTAGATAAGTATGAAGCGGATACAGCGTTTTATAATTTCCAAATATGGTCTAACTCTTTAGATGATTTATTACGTCTTGGAAAAGAAGTGGTGCGTTTATTAGAGGTTCAAAAGCCCATTGTAGCGTATCATAATTCTGCACCCCCTTCTGTATTTGTTAGAAAAGGCAAATACCACAACGGCAAACTCGATTTACAAATTGTAAATACCAACGGAACTCATACCATTACGTTTGATGGTGGTCTTAAGAGCCACAGAAACCAATTCGGTGGAGCAGGTATCGTCAACCATAGATCTAGAGGGTAATTACATCACCAATATGGAAATAGATGCTGGAAACTTGTTTGATATTGGTTTTAGAATCGGTGATGGTATTTCAATTCCAGATGATTTATTTATGTCTGATGGTCCTTGGGGCTATGATGATGCCCCAGACACTATGCTCGTTCATACGTATGAGGTAAATCCTAATGAGGAACCATTTCATGAGGATGAGTTTGCTGTCGAACGTAATATAGAGTTAGTCGGCAGTACCAATGCATATATGGCTGCTTACAGAGCCCTCACCCCAAAGTTTAGTCCTATCAATTTTACGGAATATCAAAGCTTAAAATTAAAAGCAAAAGGGACTGGCAAGTTGATAATTCGGTTGGTGAAAGAAAGTGTAACGGATTGGGGATCTCAATACAAAACAACTATTCCCCTCACAAACAATTTGCAAGATTATAGCATACCATTTTCTAATTTCACTTCCATTAACGGGACTGATTTTATCCCTAATGACATCACGTCTATCGTATTTACAATGCTCGCAGAAACAGGCGAAGTAGAAACAAAAGAAATGACGATACAACACCTTCGTTTTTCAACAACGAGTTCGCAATCGGAAGACCCCTTAAATACACTCGTGGTATCCCCTAACCCTATGAAATCTAGTACAACCTTCCATTTTACAAGTCAACGTTTAGAAACTGTAGAAGTATTGGTTTACAATCAATTGGGAAGTTTGGTAAAAACAATCACGCATGAAGCGACTTTAGGAGCGAATGAAATTAAATTAAACAGAGGAACCATCAGTTCAGGACTGTATTTCTGTAAAGTTCAAAGTGATACTAAACTCTATAAAATAACAAAACTCATCATAGAATAAAGATTAAAAACTAAGATATTAAAGGATGAAAGGATAAGAAGCTTCGGTTTTTTATCCTTTTTTTTGCTTGATGGGTATGAGTATAAAAAAGACAAGACTTAAGTGATTTCAAATCCCCTACATCCCTAATTCCAGTAGTTTCTTAGAAAATTTTTCTTTTTTACGAGTGTCAATAGAATCACATACTCGAATATAATGGGACATTATATCTTTATTATTAATGCTCATCTTAATTAATCGTCCACTAACTAAAGA from Formosa sp. Hel1_33_131 includes these protein-coding regions:
- the dnaN gene encoding DNA polymerase III subunit beta; the encoded protein is MKFIVSSTYLLKQLQVLGGVINNSNTLPILDNFLFELEHSKLTVSASDLETTMASTLEVESESEGSVAIPAKLLLETLKTFPEQPLTFVIEENNTIEISSNHGKYALAYASADEFPKAISLDSPSTTVIGAHILATAISKTIFAAGNDDLRPVMSGVFFQFSTESLTFVATDAHKLVKYSRTDVTANETAEFIMPKKPLNLLKGILAGSDDDVTIEYNDSNAKFSFENSVVICRLIDGKYPNYEAVIPKENPNHLTISRNQFLNSVRRVSIFSNKTTHQIRLKIAGAELNISAEDIDYSNKAEERLTCDYQGDDMQIGFNSRFLSEMLSNLNADDVQLEMSMPNRAGILTPIDGLDEGETVTMLVMPVMLNS
- a CDS encoding GNAT family N-acetyltransferase, translated to MNYRKGTPKDLNQFSELFDAYRMFYGKTTDIEGAKTFLEERISNKDSELFVVETTENKLVGFVQLYPLFSSTRMKKFWLLNDLFVYPESRGKGVSIGLIEMAKTLVAESNACGMFLETEKSNLIGNKLYPKTGFELNTESNFYEWNVK
- a CDS encoding T9SS type A sorting domain-containing protein; translation: MKKVNLVFVALLLANFGISQTSTTLFTETFESGNKFTLNTSDLNASTTDNIWQMNNTYTGGSASITCVGVTQTIPIANTPAQPTGITSGPSSNYIHISAQLAINAGINCSSYAPAVSLCGIAGGSNFSKMTSSISTTGYSGIKFNFWWVCAGSNDAFGEVYYSLDNGSNWVSKQTSYNNTSTWTQASLSDTAWDNQSSVLFAFRFVNNTTTSTAAAVPAFSIDEITVTADTTLNIANNKPIISSVVHPNPTNGNVNLILNKTYKAVKIYISDVTGKTIDVKHFKNTKDLSFILRGTPGLYFLNIEADAERLNYKMVKK
- a CDS encoding outer membrane beta-barrel protein; its protein translation is MKRKALLLLIAIISINSYSQISFEKGYYIDNSDKKINCLIKNIDWVNNPSEIEYKLSENTKAKYIGITSIKEFGILKASKYIRSAVKIDRSSGNLNYLSDTKAPIFKEEQLFLKVIIEGKANLYHYKEGNLERYFYNKGNAAIEQLVFKNYKINEYDLGKNNRFKQQLWNDLKCSSITMKNIENLEYKKNSLIRFFTEFNVCSNSEFINYEKKQKIDLFNLTLRPRLNNSSLNIQNSSYSTSDTKFSNKLSIGFGLEAEYIFPFNKNKWSVFIEPTYQNYKAEKTTDVSNVLGGKIISEVNYNSIEVPLGIRHYFFINSTSKVFINASYVLDFSFKTSIEQKRSDNSNFKSLKIDSRNNLAFGMGYKLNDKYGLEFRYQTSREVLGDYVFWSSDFKTVSIIFGYTIF
- a CDS encoding DUF6923 family protein, whose protein sequence is MKKTVLLRIVIILITFITSAQTNIVNNASGDWKSLIQLENFDPNDDQQSNADTDFVGNATHAIMETQNETVSFNDGITDDVYYFRVRMGQSNPNASFYFGLDISGDYIADIFIEANVKSQTPFVAFHLRDYSMSGLSPSQTSWLNGSQNNELELTSRNAVISDYSAGTDLDGGNSGTDFWIKFGFTEESIKAYVLDNFGLSIDGDSIIALYGFTSTSQTSNGDVIGVDDRIQGELDRTWVDLGVVINGTLNNITSGNIVIPTVNFLTTENTTPTLTGSWGSTMLGDDSLSVSLNGTVYTTDNGLLIDTLNWSLPIGEVLSSGTYGVIVTVSRSSNGQTVSDTTTNELTIQDTPFYCDYNAYLFQHNDVYAIDLASGNSYTVATDITPGNINAAAYNPIDGFIWGSLSAPSKTIVRIGKNFETNLFYIDELPINGRYVGGVSASGIYYLKGDGTTYHSIDLNPNSANYSQYMATLTLSQDINIHDWAFNAVDNLLYSIEKGSNILYRINAETGTVQSLGEVPILSGLNYTYGAVYFDASGRFYVSANQTGTIYIIQNVQDLNANSTMNSNLFAFGPSSSSNDGARCPTAPVPQEDCINGLDDDGDGLIDCDDPSCSGVASCPVIEDPTTGGNSGGLESNNRLSQQISKRNFKRAKTSYRFDKATAKQFEKSISYGRNASNNGYQFELSDFIPLEVVNEDLVIESSPRDLIGITNASDVYSVDYLRAGENVSSILVLKTEDGVYEHTKYICDRLLGAQLISVSTLEIQDQQFIKALIKNTDGSLEFVLSLSAKVTDDNNFAIESHWNLDKYEADTAFYNFQIWSNSLDDLLRLGKEVVRLLEVQKPIVAYHNSAPPSVFVRKGKYHNGKLDLQIVNTNGTHTITFDGGLKSHRNQFGGAGIVNHRSRG
- a CDS encoding T9SS type A sorting domain-containing protein, producing the protein MVVLRATETNSVEQVSSTIDLEGNYITNMEIDAGNLFDIGFRIGDGISIPDDLFMSDGPWGYDDAPDTMLVHTYEVNPNEEPFHEDEFAVERNIELVGSTNAYMAAYRALTPKFSPINFTEYQSLKLKAKGTGKLIIRLVKESVTDWGSQYKTTIPLTNNLQDYSIPFSNFTSINGTDFIPNDITSIVFTMLAETGEVETKEMTIQHLRFSTTSSQSEDPLNTLVVSPNPMKSSTTFHFTSQRLETVEVLVYNQLGSLVKTITHEATLGANEIKLNRGTISSGLYFCKVQSDTKLYKITKLIIE